The genomic DNA CGGAGAGGAAGCTCTCGAATACTTACAGAACGAAGAGTTCCATCTCGCATTTTTGGACATCAATCTTCCTATTCTTTCCGGTTTGGATATTTTAGAAAGACTAGAAAATCCTCCCTATATCATTTTTATCACTGCATTAAGAGACAAGGCAATCGAAGCATTTGAATTTGGTGTAATCGATTATCTACTCAAACCATTTTCTAAAGAAAGATTTTTTAAGGCTGTGGATCGGGCCTTGGAAATTTTGGGGAATGAGGCGGACAAACCTTCCAAAAATGTTTTTAACGAACATGGGCTTTTTATTTTAGAAAAGGAAAATCATTTTCTAATTCCCTATGGAGAGATCATTTACATTTCTTCCAGAGATAATTTTAGCGTGGTCCATACCGAAAAAAGACAGTATGTAACTTATAAATCCTTAAAAAGCCTGGAACAAAAACTTCCTCCTGCCAAGTTTTTAAGAATATATAAACAATACATAATTAATCTGGAAAAGTTATCTCATTTACAAAGTGATAATATGGGAAATTACTCGGTTCATTTAAAGGATGAGGACG from Leptospira selangorensis includes the following:
- a CDS encoding LytR/AlgR family response regulator transcription factor — encoded protein: MAEWKTLIVEDEAPTRELLVNYCLARPELKLVKVAKDGEEALEYLQNEEFHLAFLDINLPILSGLDILERLENPPYIIFITALRDKAIEAFEFGVIDYLLKPFSKERFFKAVDRALEILGNEADKPSKNVFNEHGLFILEKENHFLIPYGEIIYISSRDNFSVVHTEKRQYVTYKSLKSLEQKLPPAKFLRIYKQYIINLEKLSHLQSDNMGNYSVHLKDEDETQLPVGRKYISKIKELL